A region from the Thalassophryne amazonica chromosome 2, fThaAma1.1, whole genome shotgun sequence genome encodes:
- the LOC117527931 gene encoding cytochrome b5, with protein MEEKINDNAIKTDSASADNTDVAAADTLDSIGKHYTFEEIQLHNVSSDMWIVIHDKVYDITRFLEEHPGGEEVLMEQAGTDATESFEDVGHSTDARETLQQYYIGELHMGDRQSEKPQEEM; from the exons ATGGAAGAAAAAATTAACGACAATGCTATTAAGACGGACAGTGCGTCTGCTGATAACACAGACGTCGCCGCCGCCGATACATTAGACAGTATTGGGAAACATTACACTTTTGAAGAAATACAACTTCATAATGTGAGCAGTGACATGTGGATCGTCATCCACGATAAGGTGTACGACATCACACGTTTCCTTGAAGAG CATCCTGGTGGTGAGGAGGTTTTGATGGAGCAGGCAGGTACAGATGCCACAGAGAGCTTTGAGGATGTAGGCCATTCCACTGATGCCAGGGAGACGCTTCAGCAGTACTACATTGGCGAGCTTCATATG GGTGACCGACAAAGTGAGAAACCACag GAAGAAATGTGA